The Raphanus sativus cultivar WK10039 chromosome 2, ASM80110v3, whole genome shotgun sequence DNA segment TATCGTTGTGACAAACGCAATTGAATCAGGGACGAGACCCGAGTCCTgcattttagaaaacaatgcCACAGCGTCACGGCCTTTTCCGCTGACTCCATAAGCTGAGATCATAGCTGTCCAAGACACAACGTCACGAGATTTCATTTTCTCAAACACGTCTCTTGCTCTGTCTAGACACCCACATTTTGCGTACATGTCAATCAACGCGTTCTCTACCAATAGATTCGGTATCAGCTTCTTCCTCTCGACGTATTCATGTATTTTCTTACCAAGAGACAGAGCAGATGTATCTCCACAAGCAGGTAACACACTTGTGATTGAGACTGCGTCAGGTTCGACCCCATCAGCTTCCATCATTCGGGAATACAACTCCACGGCTTCAACAGGCATTGCGTTTTTCATATACACGCCGATCATCACATTCCATGAAaccaaactcttcttcttccccatATTCAAAAACATATCTTTAACATACATAACATTATCCCTCGTTGTATTGGTCACTGCTGGTAACAGACTAGCCATCGTGCCAGCGTCGTGGCTTACCTTCACAAATTCCATCTCCCTACAAACCTCCAAAGCATCATCAAATCTCTGGTTCTGCGCATACCCAGCAACCAAAGAGTTCCAAGAGACAACATCTCTCCTCGACATCTCGTCAAGCACAAGCCTCGCTTCAGATAAAAACCCACACTTTCCATACATAGAAACCAAACCATTCCCAGTAAACAAAGTAGAAGCGAGCCCAACTCTTGTAGCGGACCCATGTATCTTCTTCCCGATGACGACATTCCCAGAGCAAGAACAGGCCTTTAGAACACAAGGGAAAGTGTAATGATCGGGTCTAACATCGAAGCCACACATGGTCCCAAACACTTGGATACCTTCACGGTAAAACCCGTTATTCACAAAGCTTCTGATCATGACGTTAAGGATGACAACGTTTCTCTCGGGAATTTCGTCGAACACCTTGCGTGCTGACTCCACGTCTTTTAAGGCAGCGTAAGCTTTCATGAGTTTAACGCCTAGAGCCGAGTCGCAGCGTAGATTTTGAAGGATGATTCTGGAGTGCACTGTTATGAGGGTTTTGTGATCCGGGTTCGTGTCCAGTACGTGACCCAGTAAGTTGTAATGAACAGATGTCCCATCCGGTTCGAATTCCGGTTTAGTTGGAGAAGAAACGATTATTCGGGTATGGAGTTTTCTGAGTTCCGGAAAATGGCGGGGATGAAAACTGACATTGATGCGTTTCATGAGCTTTCAAATCGACCTTACTCATAGTCTCTAAGACAAACAAAGATGACAGAAAAAGCGTGGGTAAACCGGTCATAAATTTATCGTTTAAAGCTAATTCAACCGGATCAGACCGGTTAAATATGGGCCGTTGGGGTTTCTTGTAACATGGGCCCCAAACCATTGCTTTAGCCGCTATGTTTCTGTcacattcaaaataaataaaactatagtTTTTGAAAGAAGAGTTCGATTCGAAACAAGATTACGGAACCTCGGAAGGTATTTGGGAACAAGAGA contains these protein-coding regions:
- the LOC108812086 gene encoding putative pentatricopeptide repeat-containing protein At3g49142; this translates as MKRINVSFHPRHFPELRKLHTRIIVSSPTKPEFEPDGTSVHYNLLGHVLDTNPDHKTLITVHSRIILQNLRCDSALGVKLMKAYAALKDVESARKVFDEIPERNVVILNVMIRSFVNNGFYREGIQVFGTMCGFDVRPDHYTFPCVLKACSCSGNVVIGKKIHGSATRVGLASTLFTGNGLVSMYGKCGFLSEARLVLDEMSRRDVVSWNSLVAGYAQNQRFDDALEVCREMEFVKVSHDAGTMASLLPAVTNTTRDNVMYVKDMFLNMGKKKSLVSWNVMIGVYMKNAMPVEAVELYSRMMEADGVEPDAVSITSVLPACGDTSALSLGKKIHEYVERKKLIPNLLVENALIDMYAKCGCLDRARDVFEKMKSRDVVSWTAMISAYGVSGKGRDAVALFSKMQDSGLVPDSIAFVTTIAACSHAGLLEEGRSYFKLMTDHYKITPRLEHLACMVDLLGRAGKVKEAYSFIQEMSVEPNERVWGALLGACRMHADTDIGLLAADKLFQLAPEQSGYYVLLSNIYAKAGRWEEVTKIRDIMKSKGLKKNPGASNVEVNGEIYTFLVGDRSHPQSDEIYRELDVLVTKMKELGYVPDSESALHDVEEEDKETHLAVHSEKLAIVFALMNTEEGEEDNNAIRITKNLRICGDCHVGAKLISQITSREIIIRDTNRFHVFRFGVCSCGDYW